In Brevinematales bacterium, the DNA window TTCTGCGACGACAGTTTCATCCGCCAACTGAACGGCGAGTACCGCGGGTACGACAAGCCCACCGATGTGCTTTCCTTCTCGATGGAGGAGGGTGAGGAGCTATGGGAGGACGGGGATGAGATCGCGGACGATATGCCGCGCGAACTGGGCGATATTATGATATCCATCGAGACCGCGAAACGTCAGGCGTCGGAGTACGGGGTCACGCTCGACGAGGAACTGGTACGGCTGGCGTCGCACGGGATACTGCACCTGCTGGGGTTCGAC includes these proteins:
- the ybeY gene encoding rRNA maturation RNase YbeY, encoding MINIINQVADYKNTILLGELGEYLDCVLDEHGRKGKAVNIVFCDDSFIRQLNGEYRGYDKPTDVLSFSMEEGEELWEDGDEIADDMPRELGDIMISIETAKRQASEYGVTLDEELVRLASHGILHLLGFDHETSPEDDETMMKKQDELIEGFFRKYSV